The following coding sequences are from one Diachasmimorpha longicaudata isolate KC_UGA_2023 chromosome 6, iyDiaLong2, whole genome shotgun sequence window:
- the LOC135163450 gene encoding uncharacterized protein LOC135163450 produces the protein MHSIQSNNKKILGALSFNIMIFTQIMENFVELRRHYHLNPKCNGTDNIDCQLPVAGIGKKFSRRVNIRRLSLDSTWNFRCENTAADIVRAKSVNSIDSPMPTDSVHHR, from the exons ATGCATTCGATCCAGtcaaataataagaaaattctGGGAG ctTTGTCATTCAACATTATGATATTCACGCAAATAATGGAGAATTTCGTAGAATTACGTAGACACTATCACCTAAACCCAAAATGCAACGGAACAGATAATATCGATTGTCAACTTCCTGTCGCTGGTATTGGCAAG aaattttctCGACGTGTAAATATCCGAAGACTCTCCTTGGACTCCACTTGGAACTTCAGGTGTGAAAATACCGCGGCAGATATCGTCAGGGCAAAATCAGTGAACTCAATCGACAGTCCAATGCCAACCGATTCTGTTCACCATCGGTAG